The Verrucomicrobiales bacterium genomic sequence GACCCCTTACTCTTCCTATAGCCTGCGTCCCCTGACGCGGCTCCCTCCAACACGCGATGTAAGCAGTAGCGCTCGTTCCTAAACAGTTAACTCAGCCACCCACTGTCTCTGCGCTCCTGCCTACTTCGCATTCTTGTTGGAACTCCGTCTGTTGGCCAAGCTTAAAGGTACGCCGCTCGAGCCAGGTCAAGTCTTCCTGAGCTCATCTACTGGAATCCTGCGATTCAGAGGAACCATCCAGCACGGACAGCTTCTGCAGGACCTGATCCAAAATCCACCCACCAACGCCGTTGCTTACCTCAAGTCGTTGCCCAACGGATTGAAACCGAATGATCCGTGATGAATCGGAGCGTTAGCCGAACCTGACAGGTTCGCAGAGATTGGCCGGGGGTGCTAGCACCCCCGGAATTGCAAAAACACGGAGCATCGCGCAGCGATGCCACCCGCTTCAGAGGCCTGCGTCACCCCTACTCCTTGAATCCGACCCGTTCCTCAATGCGTTCGCCGACAGGTGGCACGCCTTTTTCCTTTCCCCCGACCGGAGGATCGGCTACGCCTTCCAGGTAATCATCATTGACTATGCGCGCACTGCTCTCACTCACCCTGCTCACGTTGCTCATGCTCACCTCCTCGAACGCCTCGGCTGCCTCTCCGGACACCCAATGCTACGAGATGCGGATCTACTACGCCGCTCCGGGTAAACTCGACGACCTGAACGCCCGCTTCCGCAACCACACCATCAAGTTGTTCGAGAAGCATGGCATGAAGAACATCGGCTACTGGATGCCGATCGAGAACCCCGAGCTGAAGCTGATCTACGTGCTGGCTTACCCGAGTCGCGAGGCTCGCGAAAAGTCCTGGAAGGCGTTTGTGAACGACCCCGAGTGGAAGGCGGTCGCCAAATCAACCGAAGCGAACGGCCGCCTGGTGGCCAAAGCCGAAAGCCTCTTCATGTCCGCGACGGACTATTCTCCCGTGATCGCTCCTGAGAAAGCAGCCGTGCCGCGCGCGTTCGAACTTCGCACCTACACCGCCACTCCGGGCAAGCTGTCGAACCTCAACGCCCGCTTCCGAAACCACACCGTGGAGCTGTTTCAAAAGCACGGTATGAAGAACATCGCGTATTGGAACCTCATGGCAGGGGAAAAAGGCGCCGACGACACTCTAATCTATCTGCTCGCCCACGCCTCCAAAACCGCAGGAGAGGCTTCCTTCAAGACCTTCCGGGAGGACCCGAAATGGAAGGCCGCGCGCAAGGACTCGGAAGAGAAGGCCGGCGGCTCACTCACCATCCCCGATGGCGTCAAATCCGAATACTTAGTGCCGACAGATTATTCCCAGTGGAAGTAGACGCGGGAATGGATGCGCAAGCGACCGAAGTCATCCCGTCCACCCAGCGCTCACAAGCACCCGGCGAATCCAGCGCCTTCCACTCACCCTTACCCCCGCTTCTCCGAGAAGCGGGGGTAAGGGTTCAGACTAGAATATCCTTGATGACCTGGCCTCCGACATCGGTGAGCCGAAAATCTCTTCCCTGAAACCGGTGGGTCAGGCGAAGGTGATCAATCCCGATCAAGCGCAGCATCGTGGCATGCAGGTCGTTCACATGCACTGGGTTTTCAACGGCGTTGTATCCCAATTCATCGGTCGCTCCATAGGAAATGCCACCCTTCACACCGCCTCCCGCCAGCATCATCGAAAAGCCCTTCATATGGTGGTCCCGCCCGTCTCCTCCCTGCGACATGGGCGTCCGGCCAAATTCACCGCCCCAAACAATCAAGGTGTCCTTCAGCATGTCTCGCTCCTTGAGATCTTGAATCAACGCCGCCGTGGGCCCGTCGACCTCCTCAGCCTTGAGCCGCACATCATTCTTCACGTTGCCATGATGATCCCAGTCTCGATGGTAGAGCTGGATGAATCGAACCCCACGCTCCGCGAGGCGTCGGGCTAGAAGACAGTTGGATGCGTAGCTCCCGTCCCCCGGCTTGGCGCCATAACGGGTCAGCATATGCGCAGGCTCCTTGGACAAATCCATAAGTTCCGGCACGCTGGTTTGCATGCGGAACGCCATCTCGTATTGCTTGATCCGAGTGGCGATCTCCGGATCCTCCACCCGCAATTCGTGAGATCGATTCAGTTTCACCGCTGCATCAATCACCTCGCGCTGCACCTTCGGGTTGATACCCGCGGGGTTGTTGAGATACAGGATGGGATCGCCCTTGGAACGAAACTTCACACCCTGAAACTGGCTGGGCAGAAAACCGCTGTGCCACATCCGCGATGAGATGGGCTGCATCTGGCCGCCACGACCGTCCGATTGCATCACCACGAAGCCGGGCAGATCCTCCGCTTCACTGCCCAAACCATAGGTCAACCATGAGCCCAGGCTCGGGCGACCGGACACCATGGTGCCCGTGTTCATGAAGGTGTGCGCCGGATCATGATTGATCGCTTCCGTGTGGAGCGATCTCACGATGCACAGCTCGTCGGCAACCCCTCCCAGCTTGGGGAACAGCTCACAGATCTCCTGCCCCGACTGCCCAAACTTCTTAAACGGGTGCTGTGGCCCAAAACACTTGAGCGCCTGCCCCTGCAGCTGAGCGATCGGTTGTCCCTTGGTGAAAGATTCCGGCATGGGCTTGCCATGCAGCTCGGCCAGCTTCGGCTTCGGATCCAATGTCTCCAAATGCGACGGCCCGCCTGCCATATACAACCAAATGATCCGTTTGGCCTTCGGAGCGAAGTGCAACGGCTGAACCACCCCCGGCCACTTGCCCGGCTCCGGCCGACGAACCCCAGCCTCGGATTTCAGGGGGTTCAGCAGGGAAGCCAAAGCGAAACTGCCGAGGCTTCCCGTCGTCCGACGCAGGAAGGCCCGCCGAGCCAACTGCCAGTGAAGTTCTTGATCGAAGTTCATAACGTTACTCCCGGGTGATGGTCTCGTGAAGGTTCAGAATGGCGCGTGTCACCGAGGTCCAGGAAGCCAGCTCCGCCGTCTCCACATCTTTGGAAACCGGGAGCTCGCCATGCGACAAAAGTTTCTTGGCCTCCTCAGGGTTCTGTTGGAACTCGCTCAGGTGACTGCGCTGAAGCTCGAGCAGAACCCGTTGCTCGTCGGAACGGATCGACCGACCCAGGACTCGCTGGAAGGCCAGCTCGAGACGGCGCTTGGCGCTCTTGGGCTCCGCCTGGATCAAGTGAGTGGCCAGGGATCGCGCCGCTTCCACATAGGTCGGGTCGTTGAGCATCGCCAAGGCCTGCTGAGGGATGTTCGATCGCGCACGCTCGGCAGTGGACTCCTCTCGACTGCAGGCATCAAAGGCAGCCAAGCTGGGATGCAGGAACGTCCGTTGCCAATGCGTGTAGAGTCCTCTCCGATACAACCCTTCTCCCTTGCTGTTTTGCCACTCCCGAACCGGGAAGTTCAACGGAGCCCAGTAGCCCGCCGGCTGATAAGGAAAGACCGAGGGACCGCCCACCTTATCCACCAAGAGACCGCTCACCGCCAGCGCATTGTCCCGAATGAACTCCGCTTCCAGTCGAAACGCGGATTGACGGGCATAGAGACGGTTGTAGGGATCGCGCTCGGCCAGCAGGGGGCTCGTAACGGAGGTCTGACGGTAGGCCGACGCTGTCACCATCAAGCGAATGAGATGCTTCACGTCCCAGCCGCTGTGAATAAACTCGGTCGCCAACCACTCCATCAGTTCCGGATGACTCGGGGCCTCGCCCTGAGAGCCACTGTCATACAAGGTTTTCGAAAGCCCCGTGGCATAGAACAACCGCCAGACCCGATTGACGAAAACCCGGGCAGTCAGCCCATTGTCCGGCGCAACCAGCCACTTCGCCAAATCGAGGCGTGTCGCGCGACCCGCGCTCGACAGCTTTCCCAACACCTCAGGGACCGCGGGAGTCATCACCGGTCCCGTGTCCGCCATCCAGTTGCCGCGCGGATGAATCCGAACCTCCCGCGGAGGGCCCGACTCGGTCACCAGGCACGAAGCGATCGGCGCAATGAAGTTGCGCTTCTTTTCCTCCAACCCGGCCAAATCCTTCCGTTCATCGTCCAGGGACGGAGCGATCCGACGGTAATACTTGGACAACTCATTGCGTTCGGACTCCGATCGCTCGGCCGCAGGTTTGCTGACCAGCTTACGAATGTCCCCCGGGAGCCCAAGCGTGCGTGACGGCGCCGGCTGGGTCGTCGCCGAAACGCGCCACTTCCCGATGAGATGCTGGCCAAACTGCGACTGGAAACTGAGCTGAAAGCGAACGACGGTGTCCGCCGTCGCTCGGAGCGGCTCCTTGAGTTCAAACACCGCGTAGTGATTCTTGCCGATCTGAGGGAGAACCGCCCAACCGGCCGTGTCCAGCTTGCCATCGATGAGCTTATCCGCCGCATAGCCATCCTGCGAGAAATCGACCACCGCCCGGCTGAGCCGCAGTACTCGATTGGTTCCCTCGCGTCCCCCTTCCTGGATCGAGACCTCGCTCAGGACGAAATTGCCGTTGCTGGCTGTGCCCGGACCGTTGGCCGGCAGCACTGGATCGCTCAATACCTCCAGGCGAAATCCGGTCACTGTTTCCATCCCCACCGATGTCGTGAAGGTAAACTGATCCTTCTCTGGAACACTTCCCTTCACCCGGACTGCCCCGTCCGGGAGAGACTCGAATTGGGTGGTAGACGCGCTGCGCGGGGCACCCACCGCCAACGTTCGCCACTCGGGCTCTCGGCCCATGGACTCTTCCCAGGCCTGCTGTTCCGCGGCCAGCTCAGAGGTCGGGGTTTCCAATGCCTTGCGCAATCGGCTAATCCCATCGTCAAACTCCTGAATCTGACGCTGCTGGGTTGCATTCGTGAGAAGCGTACCCCGGCCCCGCGCGCCGACGATCGGTTCCTGAATGTCGGCAAAAAAGGCGGCAAAGCTGTAGAAGTCCTTCATTGAGAAGGGATCATACTTGTGGTCGTGGCACTGGCTGCAGAGCAAGGTGGCCCCCATCCACGCGATCGCCGTATTCCTCACTCGATCGCCAGCGTATAAGAACTCGTATTCCTTCGCTTGGGCTCCCCCCTCCTCGGTGGTTTGCAGCAATCGATTGTAGGCGGAAGCCACCTTCTGTTCCTGAGTCGCTTCGGGCAGCAGGTCGCCGGCAATTTGTTCAACCGTAAACCGGTCGAATGGTTTATTGCGACGGAAGGACTCAATCACATAGTCCCGATAAGGCCAGACGGACATCGGCACATCGCTATGGTAGCCGACGGAGTCCGCATAGCGCACGAGATCCAACCACCACACACTCATGCGCTCGGCAAAAGCCGAGGAATCGAGCAGTCGGTCTACCCAGCGGGAATAGGCAGCGTCCGATCGATCCGCTCGAAACTGGCGAACGTCGTCGGGCTTGGGCGGCAGGCCGGTCAGATCGAGATGAAGCCGACGGAATAAAGTCTCCGCGTCCGCTTCCTTGGAAGGTCGTAGCCCCTCCTGCTCCAGTCTGCTCAGAATAAAGCCGTCGATGGGGTTCCGCACCCAGCTTTTTTTAGCCACGGCCGGGGGAGCGGGGCGGCTGAGCGGGGCGTAGGCCCAGTGCGCCTCATACTCTGCTCCCTGATCAATCCACCGCCGCACGATTTCGATTTGGCGAGGCGAAAGGGTTTTATGACTGTCCGGAGGCGGCATCAAATCATCCGCGTCCTTGGTGATCAATCGGCGAAAAGCCTCGCTGCGGGAGCTGTCGCCCGGCACGACCGGGGCCTTGCCGTCCCGAACCCGCAAGGCCTCCTCGCGCACATCGAGACGCAGTTTTCCCTTTCGAGCCTTGGCATCGGGGCCATGACAGGCAAAACAGGTGTCCGAAAAGATGGGACGGATGTCCCGATTAAACCGTATTTTGTCTGGCAGAGCCGCCGAACTAGGCCCTTCCGCCCGGGCGGAAAGGCCGGCTAGGCAATAGATCCCTACCCACAGAACCAACACCGGCTGGGACACATTGAAATGACAGCGCATAGGATCGATTACAAACCTGCCGCGTTCACCCGCAGACTGCAAAAGGAATTTTCGGAGTTTCCCTCGGAACGCCAGACATGTTAAGGCTTCTCAGACGACACCATGATGCAACGAATTCAATACCGAGTTCTCGGCGCAGCGATGCTGGTCGCCTGCCTGACCAGCGCAGCTCAATCCGAGCCCTCCACCACCATGAAGCCAGCCCCGCCCCAGCAGCTCCGCGAACGCTTCACCCACCGCGAAGTAACGCGCCATGAACTGGGATATCTACTCTCCTTTCCCGAGGGCTACGACAAGTCCAGTAAGAAGAAGTGGCCCCTCCTCCTGTTCTTGCACGGCGCCGGCGAACGCGGAACCAATTTGAACAAAGTCGCGGTGCACGGTCCGCCCAAGCTGATCGAAAAGGGGACCAAGCTGCCGTTCATCGTGGTGTCGCCGCAATGCCCTGCGGGAGAAATTTGGGACGATGCCACGCTGCTGGCTCTGCTCGATAAGCTGAGCAGGAAACACCGAGTCGATCCCAAGCGGATCTACCTGACGGGCTTGAGCATGGGGGGCTACGGCAGCTGGAGCCTGGCCACACGACATCCCGAACGCTTTGCGGCGGTCGCGCCGATCTGTGGGGGCGGGGAGAGGATCCGATTGCTACTCATGAGCGAAAGCCAGCGGAAGGCGCTGAAAACTTTGGGCATCTGGGCCTTTCACGGAGCCAAGGATAGCGTGGTTCCGCTCGAAGAGTCCGAACGGATGATCAAGGCGGTCAAGGCGGCCGGCAACACCGCCCCCAAATTCACGATCTATCCGGAAACGGACCATGATTCCTGGACGGAAGCCTATAACAACCCAGAACTCTTCGCGTGGTTCTTGAACTACTCGAGGTAGCAGGCCCGGGTATGATTTCAAATGGGTGAGGCTTGGTTCCGTGTATGGAGTTCCTGCTTCAGCAGGTCCCCACGCTCAATCTCACCTGCAAGGTAAAGGCCAGCCAACCAGAATCTGAGTTTTTCGTTTCTCATGCTTGGAGAGCAGAACGCGATTCAGTATATTTAGGATGGAAACAACGACCATCGACAAACCGTCCACCTCACTCCAGCTCTTTGTCCACCCCGATTCTTGATAAACCTTTCCGCGGACTCCTCACCGAAGGATCAAAGCACTTCGTCCTGAACCCTCCTGGCTGGCATACGAGTAGATCAATCCCTCGTCCGTGCTCACGAACAGACGTCCATCCGCAACGGCTAACCCCGCCGCCCGCCCAGTTACAGCACTCGCCCACAGACGATTGCCTGACGCGGCGTCATAGGCCGACACCTCGCCGTCCCCTCCCACCCATAAAGTCGTGCCCGCCAAAATCAGGGTGTGCCCCGAGGTTACCGGCTTTGTCCACAGCGTCGCTCGTCCCGGACGGCTCAATGCCTTTAATGCGGTGTCGCTCAACAGATAGCTCCGGTTGGTGGTCACAACCATCGCGTTGCCGTCATCGTAGGTCGCCAGGGTATCGCCGGCTGAACCCGACTCGGTAATGCGCCCCAACGTCCGGCCTGATCGCCCATAGAAGAACGAGTTGCCCGCCAACAACGCGAAGGTCCCCGATGCCTCACGGTCATTGTACTGGCCCAACAACGCTCCCGTCGATCGATTGAAGTAAAAGGGGTTGCTGCGTCCGCCCGGGACATAGACGCGGGTTCCCGAGAGCAGGAGATATCCCTGCATGGACCCCTGATTCAGATGGCGGGTCCTCCAATGATTGGTCGTGGTGAACTGCCCGCTGAGGGCATCGACCGCACAGAGGTATACTCCTTCACTCGGGAAGATCCCGGCCGCAAAATACGCCGTGCCCCGATCCACCAGAACCCCGCTGCGAACGGCCCAAGGGGAGACGGGCTGGCCGTTGTTCGGGACCCAATAATTCGTCGGGCCCGCCGGAGTGTATTTCCAGACCAACGTGCCTTGCACAGCATCGAGGCAATAGGCCGAACCGTCATCGGAACCCGCATACACCCGTCCGGAATCCACGGTGGGTGCCATGCGCGCCGGGCCATCGGTAAAGAAGGTCCAGCGCGGTTCCCCAGTCACCGCATCGAGACTCTGAATGGTGTGGTCCGTCGCGGAGGCGAGATAGACTCTGCCTCCCGACACCGCCACGTGGTTGACACGGTCAAACAGGTTCCGCTGTTTGAACGGCCGTTGCGACGGAATGTCGACGGAGTAGTCCCGCTTGGCCTCGTCGTGCCAGGCGGGATGCGGACGCTTGACACGCGGATAGACCCAGGCCACCCCGAGATTCGTACGGAGCGCCTCCGACGTGATGCCACTGCGCTGAGCATCCCGCATATAGGTAGGCCAGTCCGCCGCAGCGACCGGCCCACACGCCGCACCGGTCCAGAATGCCAAAAGAGTGACGATGACAGCCCACCCTCGGCCTGCCCGTGTCACGAAGCGTAGGTCGTTGGCGGTGGAACCGGAGGCTTGGGTGTGACTCATGGTGCAGCGTAGGAGATCGTGGACTGAATCGGGAATCGACAGGCGCAACCCGCGCTCGCCGCTGGCATCAGCACCATCCCCTCCCCGGAGATCAAGGAGAGGAAGCAACTCGAGCGAGTCCCCGCCATCTCGCGTCGTTGCTGGGTGTCGAGATCCCAGATGAACGGGGATCCCTTCGCGTAGTCCCAATTAATATAGTGAACCGCTTTGGCCGCAGCCGACATCGTGGTGCACCCGCCCCGCTCCGGCAAGCCCGACCGAATGACTGCACCGCTTTCCAAATCGTAGACGTAGGGCTCCACAATCACCTGTTTACCAACGATCACCGGGTGATACATGTGCCCGCCGTGATGATTTCGATTCCAGGCATGCGACTTTTTCCAAATCTGACTGCCATCAGCCGCTGAGTAACAGAAGACGTTGTATTGAGTGGTGGAATCGTTGAGCACCAACCGCTCTCCGGCGTAGGAAAGGTAGAATACCACCGGATACGGGCTCACCGGAACGGCCAGGGGTTTCTCCCACAGAAGTTCCCCCGTGCGCGCGTCCAGCGCCACAATGGAGTTGCTCCTCCACAGGTTGGCGCTGTCAATGCGGCCACTGGCATAGTTGAGGATGGCCGGGTTCCGGCAATCGACGAAGTAAATCCGCCCCCCACCAATGGCGATGGTGTTGTTAATCACCACCCCGTTGGTGTAGCTCCACAGCGAAGTTCCATCGGCCTTCGCCAGGCAGAACAGGCGATGGCTGCAGATCTTCGAGATCTCGTTCAAAGCCGTGGTTGAATCATACCAAAACTCCCAGCTCCCATCATACTTCGTGTAAAATGACCCCTTCTTCACCGAGCTGCCATAGAGCCGATCATCGACCGTGGCCACGTAGCCCCAGTCGTAACCCTCGGCCGCCTCGGGCACAGAGTAGATGCGTTGCGTTCGGCCGGTGCGCGCGTCCAGTCGGAGAACGGACTGGCGATGGGCGACCATCACCGAGGTGGAATCGGCACACCAATTCCCACCATCACGCGGCATGTTGACCCGCCGAAGCTCGGGAATTTCAAGCGACCAATACATTCGTCCATTGTGCGCATCTTGAGCCGCCAAACGGTTGTTTCCCTGGGTGTACAGGGTGCCGTTGGCGA encodes the following:
- a CDS encoding NIPSNAP family protein is translated as MRALLSLTLLTLLMLTSSNASAASPDTQCYEMRIYYAAPGKLDDLNARFRNHTIKLFEKHGMKNIGYWMPIENPELKLIYVLAYPSREAREKSWKAFVNDPEWKAVAKSTEANGRLVAKAESLFMSATDYSPVIAPEKAAVPRAFELRTYTATPGKLSNLNARFRNHTVELFQKHGMKNIAYWNLMAGEKGADDTLIYLLAHASKTAGEASFKTFREDPKWKAARKDSEEKAGGSLTIPDGVKSEYLVPTDYSQWK
- a CDS encoding DUF1501 domain-containing protein, whose protein sequence is MNFDQELHWQLARRAFLRRTTGSLGSFALASLLNPLKSEAGVRRPEPGKWPGVVQPLHFAPKAKRIIWLYMAGGPSHLETLDPKPKLAELHGKPMPESFTKGQPIAQLQGQALKCFGPQHPFKKFGQSGQEICELFPKLGGVADELCIVRSLHTEAINHDPAHTFMNTGTMVSGRPSLGSWLTYGLGSEAEDLPGFVVMQSDGRGGQMQPISSRMWHSGFLPSQFQGVKFRSKGDPILYLNNPAGINPKVQREVIDAAVKLNRSHELRVEDPEIATRIKQYEMAFRMQTSVPELMDLSKEPAHMLTRYGAKPGDGSYASNCLLARRLAERGVRFIQLYHRDWDHHGNVKNDVRLKAEEVDGPTAALIQDLKERDMLKDTLIVWGGEFGRTPMSQGGDGRDHHMKGFSMMLAGGGVKGGISYGATDELGYNAVENPVHVNDLHATMLRLIGIDHLRLTHRFQGRDFRLTDVGGQVIKDILV
- a CDS encoding PSD1 domain-containing protein, producing the protein MRCHFNVSQPVLVLWVGIYCLAGLSARAEGPSSAALPDKIRFNRDIRPIFSDTCFACHGPDAKARKGKLRLDVREEALRVRDGKAPVVPGDSSRSEAFRRLITKDADDLMPPPDSHKTLSPRQIEIVRRWIDQGAEYEAHWAYAPLSRPAPPAVAKKSWVRNPIDGFILSRLEQEGLRPSKEADAETLFRRLHLDLTGLPPKPDDVRQFRADRSDAAYSRWVDRLLDSSAFAERMSVWWLDLVRYADSVGYHSDVPMSVWPYRDYVIESFRRNKPFDRFTVEQIAGDLLPEATQEQKVASAYNRLLQTTEEGGAQAKEYEFLYAGDRVRNTAIAWMGATLLCSQCHDHKYDPFSMKDFYSFAAFFADIQEPIVGARGRGTLLTNATQQRQIQEFDDGISRLRKALETPTSELAAEQQAWEESMGREPEWRTLAVGAPRSASTTQFESLPDGAVRVKGSVPEKDQFTFTTSVGMETVTGFRLEVLSDPVLPANGPGTASNGNFVLSEVSIQEGGREGTNRVLRLSRAVVDFSQDGYAADKLIDGKLDTAGWAVLPQIGKNHYAVFELKEPLRATADTVVRFQLSFQSQFGQHLIGKWRVSATTQPAPSRTLGLPGDIRKLVSKPAAERSESERNELSKYYRRIAPSLDDERKDLAGLEEKKRNFIAPIASCLVTESGPPREVRIHPRGNWMADTGPVMTPAVPEVLGKLSSAGRATRLDLAKWLVAPDNGLTARVFVNRVWRLFYATGLSKTLYDSGSQGEAPSHPELMEWLATEFIHSGWDVKHLIRLMVTASAYRQTSVTSPLLAERDPYNRLYARQSAFRLEAEFIRDNALAVSGLLVDKVGGPSVFPYQPAGYWAPLNFPVREWQNSKGEGLYRRGLYTHWQRTFLHPSLAAFDACSREESTAERARSNIPQQALAMLNDPTYVEAARSLATHLIQAEPKSAKRRLELAFQRVLGRSIRSDEQRVLLELQRSHLSEFQQNPEEAKKLLSHGELPVSKDVETAELASWTSVTRAILNLHETITRE
- a CDS encoding prolyl oligopeptidase family serine peptidase — protein: MMQRIQYRVLGAAMLVACLTSAAQSEPSTTMKPAPPQQLRERFTHREVTRHELGYLLSFPEGYDKSSKKKWPLLLFLHGAGERGTNLNKVAVHGPPKLIEKGTKLPFIVVSPQCPAGEIWDDATLLALLDKLSRKHRVDPKRIYLTGLSMGGYGSWSLATRHPERFAAVAPICGGGERIRLLLMSESQRKALKTLGIWAFHGAKDSVVPLEESERMIKAVKAAGNTAPKFTIYPETDHDSWTEAYNNPELFAWFLNYSR
- a CDS encoding PQQ-binding-like beta-propeller repeat protein, which translates into the protein MSHTQASGSTANDLRFVTRAGRGWAVIVTLLAFWTGAACGPVAAADWPTYMRDAQRSGITSEALRTNLGVAWVYPRVKRPHPAWHDEAKRDYSVDIPSQRPFKQRNLFDRVNHVAVSGGRVYLASATDHTIQSLDAVTGEPRWTFFTDGPARMAPTVDSGRVYAGSDDGSAYCLDAVQGTLVWKYTPAGPTNYWVPNNGQPVSPWAVRSGVLVDRGTAYFAAGIFPSEGVYLCAVDALSGQFTTTNHWRTRHLNQGSMQGYLLLSGTRVYVPGGRSNPFYFNRSTGALLGQYNDREASGTFALLAGNSFFYGRSGRTLGRITESGSAGDTLATYDDGNAMVVTTNRSYLLSDTALKALSRPGRATLWTKPVTSGHTLILAGTTLWVGGDGEVSAYDAASGNRLWASAVTGRAAGLAVADGRLFVSTDEGLIYSYASQEGSGRSALILR